Proteins encoded in a region of the Vibrio ponticus genome:
- a CDS encoding AAA family ATPase: MLPIIITGGPGAGKTSLINQLAQQGYQTFAEVSRDLIEQQAQLENGILPWHDLPGFAALCLTHMGEQKQQAAQHPVAFLDRAIPDICGYLAEAKLEIDACYIEASAGYHPQVFFCRPHQAIYVQDEVRPYPFAGALAIHDALVAIYQQLGYRVVEVPWGSLDERVVFIESAIALPIE, translated from the coding sequence ATGTTACCCATCATAATCACCGGCGGTCCGGGGGCAGGTAAAACCAGTTTAATTAATCAGTTGGCGCAGCAGGGCTATCAGACATTTGCTGAAGTCTCGCGCGATTTGATTGAGCAGCAGGCGCAGTTAGAAAATGGCATTTTGCCTTGGCATGATCTGCCGGGTTTTGCGGCTTTATGTTTGACTCATATGGGTGAGCAAAAGCAACAAGCAGCGCAGCATCCAGTAGCATTTTTAGATCGTGCGATTCCTGATATTTGTGGTTATTTAGCGGAGGCTAAGCTGGAGATTGACGCGTGCTATATTGAAGCGAGTGCTGGCTATCATCCGCAGGTGTTTTTCTGCCGCCCACATCAGGCGATTTATGTGCAAGATGAGGTGCGCCCCTACCCATTTGCTGGCGCGTTAGCGATTCACGATGCGCTGGTGGCAATCTATCAGCAGTTGGGTTATCGAGTGGTGGAAGTGCCTTGGGGGAGCTTAGATGAGCGCGTGGTGTTTATCGAGAGCGCGATTGCGCTCCCGATCGAGTAG
- the pckA gene encoding phosphoenolpyruvate carboxykinase (ATP) codes for MTVMEHTKAATIDLSKHGLYDVKEVVRNPSYEMLFEEETRADLQGYERGVVTELGAVAVDTGIFTGRSPKDKYIVKDATTEEHMWWTSDAVKNDNKPINQEVWNDLKQLVTSQLSGKRLFVIDGYCGANPDTRLSIRVITEVAWQAHFVKNMFIRPSEEELASFEPDFVVMNGAKCTNQKWEEHGLNSENFTVFNLTERTQLIGGTWYGGEMKKGMFAMMNYFLPLKDIASMHCSANMGQEGDVAIFFGLSGTGKTTLSTDPKRALIGDDEHGWDDDGVFNFEGGCYAKTIKLSKEAEPDIYNAIRRDALLENVTVRNDGSIDFDDGSKTENTRVSYPLHHIDNIVKPVSKGGHANKVIFLSADAFGVLPPVSKLTPEQTKYHFLSGFTAKLAGTERGITEPTPTFSACFGAAFLTLHPTKYAEVLVKRMEAAGAEAYLVNTGWNGSGKRISIQDTRGIIDAILDGSIEHAETKHIPIFNLEVPTSLPGVDPSILDPRDTYVDPLQWESKAHDLAQRFINNFDKYTDNAEGKSLVAAGPQLD; via the coding sequence ATGACCGTTATGGAACATACAAAGGCTGCAACAATTGATCTTTCGAAGCATGGGTTATACGACGTAAAAGAAGTGGTTAGAAACCCAAGTTATGAAATGCTTTTCGAGGAAGAAACTCGTGCCGATCTGCAAGGCTACGAGCGCGGTGTAGTCACCGAGCTTGGCGCGGTAGCAGTAGACACCGGTATCTTTACTGGTCGCTCACCAAAAGATAAATACATCGTTAAAGACGCCACAACGGAAGAACATATGTGGTGGACATCTGACGCGGTGAAAAACGATAACAAACCAATTAACCAAGAAGTGTGGAATGATCTTAAGCAATTGGTCACGTCTCAGCTTTCTGGTAAACGCCTATTTGTTATTGACGGTTACTGTGGTGCTAACCCTGATACTCGTTTAAGTATTCGAGTGATCACGGAAGTGGCATGGCAAGCTCACTTTGTGAAAAACATGTTTATTCGTCCTAGCGAAGAAGAACTGGCAAGCTTTGAGCCTGACTTCGTGGTGATGAACGGCGCGAAATGCACCAACCAGAAATGGGAAGAGCATGGTCTTAACTCTGAAAACTTTACCGTATTTAACCTAACTGAGCGTACTCAGTTAATCGGTGGTACTTGGTACGGCGGCGAGATGAAAAAAGGTATGTTCGCGATGATGAACTACTTCTTACCGCTTAAAGATATCGCTTCAATGCACTGTAGTGCCAACATGGGTCAAGAAGGCGATGTGGCGATCTTCTTCGGTCTATCGGGTACCGGTAAAACCACATTATCAACTGATCCTAAACGCGCATTGATCGGTGATGATGAGCACGGCTGGGATGACGATGGCGTATTCAACTTCGAGGGCGGTTGTTACGCGAAAACCATCAAGCTATCAAAAGAAGCTGAGCCAGATATTTATAATGCGATTCGCCGTGATGCGTTGCTAGAGAACGTAACAGTGCGTAACGACGGTTCGATTGATTTTGATGACGGTTCTAAAACTGAGAACACGCGTGTTTCTTACCCACTGCATCATATCGACAACATCGTTAAGCCAGTTTCAAAAGGCGGTCATGCCAACAAGGTGATCTTCCTTTCTGCTGACGCATTTGGCGTACTACCACCAGTATCAAAACTGACGCCAGAGCAAACTAAGTACCACTTCCTATCTGGCTTTACCGCTAAATTGGCAGGTACTGAGCGTGGTATCACTGAACCAACACCAACCTTCTCAGCGTGTTTTGGTGCAGCGTTCCTAACTCTACACCCAACTAAGTACGCAGAAGTACTGGTAAAACGTATGGAAGCGGCGGGTGCAGAAGCTTACCTTGTTAACACCGGCTGGAATGGCAGCGGTAAGCGCATCTCAATTCAAGATACGCGCGGCATCATCGATGCGATCTTGGATGGATCGATTGAGCATGCGGAAACCAAGCATATTCCGATCTTTAACCTAGAAGTACCAACATCACTACCAGGTGTGGATCCTAGCATTCTTGATCCACGTGACACTTACGTAGATCCACTGCAATGGGAAAGCAAAGCGCACGATCTAGCGCAGCGCTTTATCAACAACTTCGATAAATACACTGACAATGCAGAAGGCAAATCACTAGTGGCAGCTGGTCCTCAGCTCGATTAG
- the gspC gene encoding type II secretion system protein GspC yields MKLSSSSPVLQKLIANQARVSALLTITLLLLTAWILGRLIWFPYQQTQITPWKASASASQAADVRLDTANLYNSHLFGEYKAAVKPVVKQKLEDAPKSRLNVVVVGVVTSTNPQKSLAVVAKGGKQATYGINETIEGTRAKLVQVQSDRIIVDNAGRNETVMLEGLKYAAPVQKAQPKAANNLDKGKLDQIRAEITSNPQQIFQYVRMSQLKRDGDVAGYRLSPGKSRELFDSVGLKEGDVATHLNGQDLRNAAAMGEIFKSLSELTELNLTVERDGQPYDIYIEL; encoded by the coding sequence GTGAAGCTCAGCTCTAGTTCTCCAGTTTTACAAAAGCTAATTGCCAATCAAGCGCGCGTGAGTGCTTTATTGACGATCACCTTATTGTTGCTTACCGCATGGATTCTAGGTCGCTTGATTTGGTTCCCTTATCAGCAAACGCAAATCACCCCGTGGAAAGCGAGCGCCTCAGCAAGCCAAGCCGCCGATGTTCGCTTGGATACCGCAAACCTGTACAACAGCCACCTGTTTGGCGAGTACAAAGCGGCAGTGAAACCCGTGGTAAAACAGAAGCTGGAAGATGCGCCAAAGAGCCGTCTTAACGTGGTCGTGGTGGGTGTGGTCACCAGTACTAATCCGCAAAAGAGTTTGGCTGTGGTGGCAAAAGGTGGCAAACAGGCGACCTACGGCATTAACGAAACCATTGAAGGCACGCGTGCGAAATTAGTGCAAGTGCAGTCAGATCGCATCATTGTCGATAACGCAGGGCGTAACGAAACCGTGATGCTTGAAGGGCTAAAATATGCAGCCCCAGTGCAAAAAGCGCAGCCTAAGGCGGCAAATAACCTAGATAAAGGCAAGCTTGATCAGATCCGTGCTGAGATCACCAGCAACCCACAACAGATTTTCCAATATGTTCGCATGTCGCAATTAAAGCGTGATGGTGATGTCGCCGGTTATCGACTTAGCCCAGGCAAAAGCCGCGAACTGTTTGACTCGGTAGGCTTAAAAGAGGGCGATGTTGCCACTCATTTAAATGGACAAGACTTACGCAACGCGGCGGCGATGGGTGAGATCTTTAAGAGCCTATCGGAATTAACCGAACTGAATTTGACCGTAGAGCGTGATGGACAACCCTACGATATCTATATCGAATTGTAA
- a CDS encoding AsmA family protein, with the protein MIKRLGYLLLLLAALCIGAIVALYAVMRSQYATSVVNYLLNNTHSNIQVEQARYTPPLQLTLEGISFASDGTLYLPKAELWFSAALPNTTRLKLDALIIEGANLSQHPTKDLTALHSLTQFFTTRQLAIKHSDLAWDEISARNVDIQIENPVWQPQQSLPYGKIQFASEQLYLQGHALNDLLVDIDYQAQDSTVYGASFEWNGAQVSGQAEQYPQGWSLINVTIDGLNIQPSDHPFEWLEQVAASGWIRDINSLDILSSNLNYQGVELLNLDLSLENIIPSASIWQQKEGYLSFNADTLNYQGEQFVEPSATIFFTPQSVEITELDTDWQQGRVQLQGRFSSEAVKLKYLTISGMKWLDINGEKLAALNHWSNSLTDVSVEQLEINNAQLIQIADKPFWQISGLNIEGKQLKLKQYNQFGLWQGSLQISANSASYAQYLSTQAIVEMSNQEKVWRLERLFLPLESGYIEATGKWDRQQLSAPWQMELSVDGLPLEHQFSSPQTPLYVSGTVDLHAQLNGLAGDYSMLAHSLSGDITATLRDSHVAMISQPNHGEQSDQTSLKITQNSQFSRDFHVDKLLIAADRGRISLSSQESSHGTQLAGKIDLTKPELATVLLQVEDKCQRLQADLTAKAYQVSDICPELNAQQSSLESSN; encoded by the coding sequence TTGATTAAACGACTGGGCTATCTACTCTTGCTATTGGCAGCACTGTGTATCGGTGCAATCGTCGCGCTGTATGCAGTGATGCGTAGCCAATACGCGACATCCGTGGTCAATTATCTGCTCAACAACACCCATAGCAATATTCAAGTCGAACAAGCCCGCTATACACCACCGCTGCAACTGACCCTTGAGGGAATAAGCTTTGCCAGCGATGGAACTCTCTATCTACCCAAAGCAGAGTTATGGTTTTCTGCTGCGCTCCCGAATACCACCCGCCTCAAGCTGGATGCCTTAATCATTGAAGGGGCGAACCTTTCTCAACATCCAACTAAAGATTTAACCGCGTTGCACTCGCTCACCCAGTTTTTTACCACCCGACAATTGGCGATTAAGCATAGCGATCTCGCATGGGACGAGATTTCGGCGCGCAATGTCGATATTCAAATCGAGAATCCGGTTTGGCAGCCACAGCAGAGCCTTCCCTATGGCAAAATTCAATTTGCTTCAGAGCAGCTCTACCTGCAAGGTCATGCACTAAACGACCTGTTGGTTGATATTGACTACCAAGCCCAAGACAGCACCGTATATGGCGCTTCATTTGAGTGGAATGGCGCGCAAGTATCCGGGCAAGCAGAGCAATATCCACAAGGTTGGTCGCTGATCAATGTCACCATCGATGGCTTAAATATCCAGCCATCTGATCACCCATTCGAGTGGCTTGAGCAAGTGGCAGCGAGTGGCTGGATTCGCGATATTAATAGTCTCGATATTTTAAGCAGCAACCTGAACTATCAAGGCGTAGAGTTGCTCAATCTGGATTTATCGCTCGAGAACATCATACCATCTGCGTCGATCTGGCAACAAAAAGAGGGCTATTTGTCGTTTAATGCCGATACGCTTAACTATCAAGGTGAACAGTTTGTCGAGCCAAGCGCGACGATCTTCTTTACTCCTCAGTCGGTTGAAATCACCGAGCTTGATACTGACTGGCAACAAGGTCGCGTTCAATTACAAGGACGATTTAGCTCAGAGGCGGTGAAACTAAAATACCTCACTATTTCGGGGATGAAATGGCTCGATATTAATGGCGAAAAACTGGCAGCGTTAAACCATTGGAGCAACAGCCTTACCGACGTCAGTGTGGAGCAACTCGAGATCAACAACGCGCAACTGATCCAAATTGCCGATAAGCCATTTTGGCAAATCTCAGGGCTAAATATCGAAGGCAAACAACTCAAGCTCAAGCAGTACAATCAATTCGGTTTATGGCAAGGTTCACTGCAAATCTCGGCAAATAGCGCCAGTTACGCGCAATATCTCAGCACACAAGCGATTGTGGAAATGAGTAATCAAGAGAAAGTATGGCGACTTGAGCGTTTATTCTTACCACTAGAAAGTGGTTATATCGAAGCGACGGGAAAATGGGATCGCCAGCAACTCAGTGCGCCTTGGCAAATGGAGCTGAGCGTTGACGGCTTACCGCTTGAACACCAGTTTAGCAGCCCTCAAACACCACTTTACGTAAGTGGCACCGTCGATCTGCACGCGCAACTCAACGGCTTAGCCGGTGACTACTCTATGCTGGCACATTCGCTTAGCGGCGATATCACTGCCACACTGCGTGATAGTCATGTAGCCATGATCTCTCAGCCTAATCATGGTGAGCAAAGTGACCAAACTTCGCTTAAAATTACGCAAAATAGCCAATTTAGTCGCGATTTCCATGTAGATAAGTTACTGATCGCCGCAGATCGAGGCAGAATCTCACTTAGCTCTCAAGAAAGCAGTCACGGCACGCAACTGGCTGGCAAAATTGACTTAACCAAACCAGAGTTAGCCACGGTACTGCTACAAGTGGAAGATAAATGCCAACGCCTACAGGCAGATCTCACTGCAAAGGCATATCAAGTCAGCGATATCTGTCCTGAGCTTAATGCTCAGCAATCAAGCCTAGAATCGAGCAACTGA
- the hslO gene encoding Hsp33 family molecular chaperone HslO yields MKNNVLNRYLFEELSVRGEMVQLDEAYQRIIASKEYPVALQKLLGELLVSTTLLTATLKFEGSITIQLQGDGPVSLAVINGDHDQKIRGVARWEGDIADDATLHEMMGKGYLVITIEPKKGERYQGVVGLEGENLTQVIENYFANSEQLKTRLWIRTGEFEGKAHAAGMLIQVMPDGTGTPDDFEHLEQLTNTVKNEELFGLSAEELLYRLYNQDKVRLFEPQPVAFHCGCSRERSGAAIITVDRAEINDILAESGTVSLHCDYCGTTYSFDEAQVSELFIDAENGNKTIH; encoded by the coding sequence ATCAAGAACAATGTTTTAAACCGCTACCTATTTGAAGAACTATCAGTACGTGGCGAAATGGTGCAACTGGATGAAGCATACCAACGAATTATCGCTAGCAAGGAATACCCAGTAGCACTGCAAAAGCTACTTGGTGAGCTACTGGTTTCGACCACGCTACTAACCGCAACACTTAAGTTTGAAGGCTCTATCACGATTCAACTGCAAGGTGACGGTCCAGTATCGCTTGCGGTTATCAACGGCGACCACGATCAAAAGATCCGTGGTGTGGCTCGCTGGGAAGGCGACATCGCTGATGACGCAACACTGCACGAGATGATGGGTAAAGGTTACCTAGTGATCACTATCGAACCGAAGAAAGGCGAACGCTACCAAGGTGTGGTTGGTCTTGAAGGTGAGAACCTAACGCAAGTTATCGAAAACTACTTCGCTAACTCAGAGCAGCTAAAAACGCGCCTGTGGATTCGCACTGGTGAATTTGAAGGCAAAGCGCACGCTGCGGGTATGCTGATCCAAGTGATGCCTGACGGCACAGGTACGCCAGATGACTTCGAGCATCTTGAGCAACTGACTAACACAGTGAAAAATGAAGAGCTGTTTGGTTTAAGTGCGGAAGAGCTACTTTACCGCCTATACAACCAAGACAAAGTTCGCCTATTTGAACCGCAACCAGTGGCGTTCCACTGTGGTTGTTCACGCGAGCGCAGTGGCGCGGCAATCATTACCGTCGACCGTGCTGAAATTAATGACATTTTGGCAGAGTCCGGCACAGTGTCTTTACATTGTGATTACTGTGGCACAACATACTCGTTCGATGAAGCGCAGGTGTCTGAGCTATTCATCGATGCAGAAAATGGTAACAAAACAATTCATTAA
- a CDS encoding virulence factor BrkB family protein, translated as MNQMIGRYKLKMTSIIQHVNQFARYLLARMLHDRVNVNAGYLAYITLLSIVPMLTVLLSVLSSFSVFANVGTVIQDFVITHFVPTAGDAVKSALLEFIQNTGKMTAVGGAFLFVAALMLISNIDKNLNYIWRVKHKRRAVFSFSMYWMILTLGPILVGASIAVTSYVTSLTVMDNQVVSTAYQLMLRWLPLILSFLAFVGLYMLVPNKKVQLSHAMVGAIVAALLFELSKKGFAAYITQFPSYQLIYGALATIPILFIWVYLCWLIVLVGAEVTAALGEQEHWSEDAEMVHSAPRHLLNKQKGSQSDSPDPESE; from the coding sequence ATGAATCAGATGATAGGGAGATACAAGTTGAAAATGACTTCTATCATTCAGCATGTTAATCAATTTGCGCGTTATCTCTTAGCGCGGATGCTGCATGACCGTGTCAATGTCAATGCGGGCTATTTGGCTTACATTACCTTGCTCTCAATTGTACCTATGTTGACGGTACTGCTTTCGGTTCTCTCATCGTTTTCGGTGTTCGCTAACGTTGGCACCGTGATCCAAGATTTTGTCATTACCCATTTCGTGCCGACCGCCGGTGATGCAGTGAAATCCGCATTGCTGGAGTTTATTCAAAATACCGGCAAGATGACCGCAGTCGGTGGTGCTTTCTTATTTGTCGCCGCTTTAATGCTGATATCTAACATCGATAAGAACCTCAACTACATTTGGCGGGTGAAGCATAAGCGCCGCGCCGTGTTCTCTTTCTCAATGTATTGGATGATTTTGACCCTCGGACCAATTCTGGTTGGGGCAAGTATCGCGGTGACGTCTTATGTCACCTCCCTGACGGTGATGGATAACCAAGTCGTCTCAACGGCTTACCAATTGATGTTGCGTTGGCTGCCGTTAATTCTCTCTTTCTTGGCGTTTGTTGGCTTGTATATGTTGGTTCCCAACAAAAAAGTGCAACTTTCGCATGCTATGGTTGGGGCGATAGTCGCCGCATTATTGTTTGAATTGAGTAAGAAAGGCTTTGCCGCTTATATCACGCAATTCCCGTCGTATCAGTTGATTTATGGGGCGTTGGCGACGATTCCGATTCTGTTTATTTGGGTCTATTTGTGCTGGCTGATTGTACTGGTTGGTGCGGAGGTTACTGCGGCGCTTGGTGAGCAAGAGCACTGGAGTGAGGATGCAGAAATGGTACACTCTGCGCCAAGACATTTGCTAAATAAACAAAAAGGAAGTCAAAGTGATAGCCCTGATCCAGAGAGTGAGTGA
- a CDS encoding DUF2959 domain-containing protein, with the protein MPYLIAMLIALTTLTGCQSTYYAAMEQVGVHKRDIMVDRVEDAKQSQQEAQQEFTSALEALSALTNFDGGELESVYNQINDKYEASESAAQDVSDRIAAIEDVSEALFAEWQDELDLYTNASLRRASEQKLRETRTSYNTMIKAMQRAEQRMTPVLNALRDNTLFLKHNLNASAIGSLQGEFVSLEKEIEQAISQMNQAINESDKFLNKLQAK; encoded by the coding sequence ATGCCTTATTTGATTGCGATGCTGATTGCCCTCACCACCCTTACGGGTTGTCAGTCCACCTACTATGCGGCTATGGAGCAAGTTGGCGTGCATAAACGCGATATTATGGTTGATCGCGTTGAAGATGCTAAGCAGTCTCAACAAGAAGCACAACAAGAGTTTACCAGTGCTTTGGAAGCTCTGTCAGCTTTAACCAATTTTGATGGCGGTGAACTGGAGAGCGTTTACAACCAAATCAATGATAAATATGAGGCGAGTGAGAGCGCAGCGCAAGATGTTAGCGATCGCATTGCCGCGATTGAAGACGTTTCAGAAGCGTTATTTGCCGAGTGGCAAGATGAGCTCGACCTTTACACCAACGCCTCTCTACGCCGCGCCAGCGAGCAAAAACTGCGTGAAACGCGCACCTCATACAACACCATGATTAAAGCGATGCAGCGCGCCGAGCAACGCATGACCCCGGTGCTTAATGCCCTGCGTGACAATACGCTATTTCTTAAGCACAACCTTAACGCCAGCGCGATTGGCTCGCTACAAGGTGAGTTTGTTAGCTTAGAGAAAGAGATTGAACAAGCGATCAGTCAGATGAACCAAGCGATCAACGAATCAGACAAGTTCCTCAACAAACTCCAGGCTAAGTAA
- the dtd gene encoding D-aminoacyl-tRNA deacylase: MIALIQRVSEAAVRVDGEVVGEIDRGLLVLLGVEKDDDEAKAKRLMERVTTYRVFEDQDGKMNLNVKQVEGKVLVVSQFTLPADTKKGTRAGFSRGAHPVDAERLYDYFADQCEQVLPTERGRFAADMKVSLVNDGPVTFWLQV, encoded by the coding sequence GTGATAGCCCTGATCCAGAGAGTGAGTGAAGCCGCAGTACGCGTTGATGGTGAAGTCGTGGGTGAAATTGATCGTGGTCTTTTGGTGCTGCTCGGCGTAGAAAAAGATGACGATGAAGCGAAAGCCAAACGCTTAATGGAGCGAGTCACGACTTACCGCGTGTTTGAAGATCAAGATGGCAAGATGAACCTCAACGTTAAGCAAGTCGAAGGTAAGGTGCTGGTGGTCTCGCAATTTACGCTGCCAGCTGATACCAAAAAAGGCACGCGCGCTGGCTTCTCTCGCGGTGCTCACCCAGTGGATGCAGAGCGTTTGTATGACTACTTTGCCGACCAATGTGAGCAAGTACTGCCGACTGAACGTGGACGCTTTGCCGCAGACATGAAAGTGTCACTGGTTAACGATGGTCCTGTGACTTTCTGGCTGCAAGTATAG
- the hslR gene encoding ribosome-associated heat shock protein Hsp15: MSSPAEAVRLDKWLWAARFYKTRSIARNMVDGGKVHYNGQRSKPSKIVELGAVITLRQGNEEKTVTIEKISGQRRGAPEAQTLYTETAASVAKREEHALQRKLNAHNPSPDRRPDKKQRRDIIKFKHQ; the protein is encoded by the coding sequence ATGAGTTCCCCAGCAGAAGCAGTAAGATTAGACAAATGGCTCTGGGCGGCACGTTTTTACAAAACGCGTTCAATTGCACGAAATATGGTTGATGGCGGCAAAGTCCATTATAATGGACAACGAAGCAAACCAAGTAAAATTGTTGAGCTAGGTGCCGTGATTACCTTGCGTCAAGGTAATGAAGAAAAGACAGTGACTATTGAGAAGATCTCTGGTCAGCGCCGTGGCGCACCTGAAGCTCAAACCCTCTACACTGAAACCGCAGCCAGTGTTGCCAAGCGCGAAGAACACGCGCTACAACGCAAACTGAATGCGCACAACCCTAGCCCAGATCGCCGCCCTGATAAGAAACAGCGCCGCGATATTATCAAGTTTAAACATCAATAA
- a CDS encoding bifunctional GNAT family N-acetyltransferase/hotdog fold thioesterase: protein MFKLITPKTDNQLNKYYQFRWQMLREPWRMPQGSERDEFDAMSHHRMIVDGRGRPMAIGRLYMTPDSEGQIRFMAVKSNRRSKGMGSLILVALESLARQEGAKRLVCNAREEAISFYERNGFERRGELNDQRGPTRHQQMVKPLDPMANVLRRPEWCAELQERWEHHIPISDKMGIKINQYTGYQFECSAQLNPNLNPHNTMFAGSAFTLATLTGWGMTWLLLKERGLHGDIVLADSQIRYRHPVEQNPVAQSSLDGISGDLDRLASGRKARIIIHVTIYSGDRAAVEFVGTYMLLPNYNQLLDSRLDC, encoded by the coding sequence ATGTTTAAGCTGATCACGCCGAAAACAGATAACCAACTTAATAAATACTACCAATTTCGCTGGCAAATGCTGCGTGAACCTTGGCGTATGCCGCAAGGCTCGGAGCGTGACGAGTTTGATGCCATGAGCCACCACCGGATGATTGTCGATGGTCGTGGTCGCCCGATGGCGATTGGTCGTCTCTATATGACTCCAGATAGTGAAGGTCAGATCCGCTTTATGGCGGTAAAAAGCAATCGCCGTAGCAAAGGCATGGGCTCGCTCATTTTAGTGGCACTTGAGTCGTTAGCGCGCCAAGAAGGCGCTAAGCGTCTGGTGTGTAATGCACGCGAAGAAGCAATCAGCTTTTATGAGCGCAATGGTTTCGAGCGTCGGGGTGAATTGAATGACCAACGCGGTCCGACGCGTCACCAACAGATGGTGAAACCGCTCGATCCAATGGCGAATGTTCTGCGTCGCCCTGAGTGGTGCGCCGAGCTGCAAGAGCGTTGGGAACATCACATTCCTATCAGCGATAAGATGGGCATCAAGATAAACCAATACACTGGTTATCAGTTTGAATGTAGTGCCCAACTTAACCCCAATCTTAATCCACATAACACCATGTTCGCCGGTTCGGCGTTTACCCTTGCCACCTTAACGGGGTGGGGCATGACTTGGTTGCTGCTTAAAGAGCGCGGTCTGCATGGCGACATAGTCTTGGCAGATAGTCAGATTCGTTATCGCCATCCTGTCGAGCAAAACCCTGTCGCACAAAGCTCATTAGATGGCATCAGCGGCGATTTAGATCGCCTCGCGAGCGGGCGTAAAGCGCGCATCATTATTCACGTGACTATCTACAGTGGCGACCGTGCTGCGGTTGAGTTTGTCGGTACCTATATGCTGCTGCCTAACTACAATCAGTTGCTCGATTCTAGGCTTGATTGCTGA